One genomic region from Sphingobacterium sp. UGAL515B_05 encodes:
- a CDS encoding RagB/SusD family nutrient uptake outer membrane protein, translated as MKKSFLLYFLLAALIGMNTSCDKTLNALPTQEKVDDNVIVDQKSAEIALNGVYYLFVNVTENRTTGLPGTTWAPSHEILPAQFAGLIENYQGPSRPEMHTMTAKDNGEVLPIWSGNYKLANAANGVIAGLEALSEEKFSGSRRTEILGETRFLRAYANFKLLAYYGEFFDSSSKFGVMIRTKPVTVSTIATVRKNVADSYAFILDDIDYAIANAPENNPNYYATKWAAMLLKMRVLMLRQAPADYTAVITLANQLIEQSPYALEAHVEDLFSTKGLASKEVILGTKAFANQIAEMEKYYFRANFNYNATPFLLDLLKNDPRANWMIGTVAKRQVFKKHSGGQAEAKFVFRLTEAYLLKAEALAKSNGSLTEVRDLLKVVRSKAGITDFTVLNAMNTREQLTTEVFRELMRSLVAEDGSDWMALLRLPFDTIKQLNGNMKERWQYILPVPYSEYEKNPTFEDQNPGYGW; from the coding sequence ATGAAAAAGAGCTTTCTACTATATTTCCTGTTAGCAGCATTAATAGGAATGAATACATCCTGTGACAAGACGCTAAATGCGTTACCGACACAGGAAAAAGTTGACGACAATGTCATTGTGGATCAAAAGAGTGCAGAAATTGCATTAAATGGGGTGTATTATTTATTTGTCAATGTAACTGAAAACAGGACAACTGGTCTACCTGGGACTACCTGGGCACCGTCGCATGAAATACTTCCGGCACAGTTCGCAGGTCTCATTGAAAATTATCAGGGTCCTAGTCGTCCTGAAATGCATACGATGACCGCAAAGGATAATGGCGAAGTTCTGCCGATATGGAGCGGAAATTATAAACTTGCGAATGCTGCCAACGGTGTGATAGCGGGCCTTGAAGCATTGAGTGAAGAGAAATTTAGCGGAAGCAGACGTACGGAGATACTTGGAGAAACCCGGTTTTTACGAGCCTATGCCAATTTTAAGTTATTAGCGTACTATGGCGAATTTTTTGACAGCAGCAGCAAATTCGGGGTCATGATACGTACAAAACCTGTTACGGTATCGACTATAGCTACTGTTCGTAAAAATGTTGCCGATAGTTACGCGTTTATCCTGGACGATATTGATTACGCAATAGCAAATGCGCCAGAGAATAATCCAAACTACTATGCAACCAAATGGGCTGCCATGCTGCTGAAAATGAGGGTCCTGATGTTACGACAAGCTCCCGCTGATTATACTGCCGTCATTACATTGGCGAACCAACTCATTGAACAATCCCCATATGCCCTTGAAGCCCATGTTGAGGACCTTTTTTCTACAAAAGGGTTGGCTAGTAAAGAGGTGATTCTTGGTACAAAGGCTTTTGCTAACCAAATTGCAGAAATGGAAAAGTACTATTTCCGCGCTAATTTTAATTATAATGCAACACCATTTTTATTAGACCTCTTGAAGAATGATCCAAGGGCCAACTGGATGATTGGCACAGTAGCCAAACGTCAGGTTTTTAAGAAACATTCCGGCGGACAAGCGGAAGCTAAGTTTGTATTTCGTTTGACCGAAGCTTATTTACTGAAGGCTGAGGCTCTTGCCAAATCGAATGGCAGCTTGACAGAAGTCCGGGACCTACTTAAAGTGGTCAGATCGAAGGCTGGCATTACGGATTTTACAGTATTAAATGCAATGAATACGCGAGAGCAGTTGACTACGGAAGTTTTTAGAGAACTCATGCGAAGTCTCGTTGCAGAGGACGGTTCGGACTGGATGGCCTTGTTACGTTTACCTTTTGATACGATTAAACAACTGAATGGTAATATGAAAGAGAGATGGCAGTATATCCTACCTGTACCTTATTCAGAATATGAAAAAAATCCAACGTTTGAAGATCAAAATCCTGGGTATGGGTGGTAA
- a CDS encoding RNA polymerase sigma-70 factor produces MKNKEGQSDQDLLLAMKDNSRHAFDCLYHRYWNRLLDAAYSKLGDADEAQELVQQLFVDLYRNRESVQVRTTLEGYLLAALKYKVIDRYRKMMRQTEKMDTWQSFTSQDVPSPDALLEIKETNEKLVRIINTLPEKCKEVFHLSRFEHQSHQEIAQQLNISESTVKKHIHKALFILRKEMKTDFLFCLLATIFISK; encoded by the coding sequence GTGAAAAACAAAGAGGGACAAAGTGATCAAGACTTATTGTTGGCAATGAAAGATAATAGCCGACACGCATTCGATTGTCTCTATCATCGCTATTGGAATAGATTACTGGATGCAGCGTATAGTAAGCTGGGAGATGCTGATGAGGCGCAGGAGCTGGTACAACAGTTATTTGTGGATCTATATCGAAACAGGGAGAGTGTTCAAGTGCGTACGACTTTGGAAGGATATCTTCTTGCCGCCCTAAAATATAAAGTCATTGACCGTTACCGGAAGATGATGCGTCAGACGGAAAAAATGGATACCTGGCAGTCTTTTACAAGTCAAGATGTCCCTTCTCCCGACGCCTTATTAGAAATTAAGGAAACAAATGAAAAGTTGGTTCGTATAATCAATACTTTGCCTGAAAAATGTAAGGAAGTATTCCATTTGAGCCGCTTTGAACATCAGTCTCACCAAGAGATTGCGCAGCAATTGAATATCTCCGAAAGCACTGTCAAGAAACACATCCATAAAGCATTGTTTATCTTACGAAAAGAGATGAAAACAGACTTTCTATTTTGTCTGTTGGCCACGATTTTTATCTCCAAATAA
- a CDS encoding FecR family protein, translating into MYNYQRLKELFEKFLSGNLNALEQHELDHWYAQSEDKAFFQENPQYHQADIRDKLLGSIHEELGIGAAHRSLLTIRSRIVHYWIAASLLVFFLAGLAVYHWYGKIEAEGQHQIAAETVMPARDQALIRLADGQIVDLDRMKPGTMLRVGNCNVIKNRDGRVEYVAANSNLNQAVINQIETPKGGTINLKLPDGTEVTLNAGSTLRFSQDLASQEIRRVELIGEGLFHVSKLMENGHKKRFIVHTVEQDVEVLGTIFNIQAYAGEMLTKTALVEGSVVVKYQRENRTVKLKPGYQAIWDSNKKDVDVEPFDNTIQLDWIHGDFVFENESLKSVLDKVSRWYNVDIKYEKSYPDVTFYGSVSRKNSLADVLELLKKTSNITFRVTMSSQGEKTLIVE; encoded by the coding sequence ATGTACAACTATCAACGATTAAAAGAGCTTTTTGAGAAGTTTCTCTCAGGGAATCTAAATGCTTTAGAGCAGCATGAATTGGACCATTGGTACGCACAATCGGAAGATAAGGCGTTTTTCCAGGAAAATCCACAATATCATCAAGCAGATATTCGGGATAAATTGCTCGGTAGCATCCACGAGGAACTTGGAATTGGTGCTGCACACCGGAGTTTGTTAACGATCAGAAGTCGTATAGTTCATTATTGGATTGCTGCAAGTTTATTGGTTTTCTTTTTAGCTGGATTGGCTGTATACCATTGGTATGGGAAGATCGAAGCCGAAGGCCAACATCAGATAGCTGCAGAAACAGTAATGCCCGCAAGAGATCAGGCATTGATCCGTCTTGCTGATGGTCAAATAGTCGATCTTGATCGAATGAAACCAGGAACGATGTTACGGGTTGGTAATTGTAATGTGATAAAAAACCGGGATGGCCGGGTGGAGTATGTGGCGGCTAACAGCAATTTGAATCAAGCGGTCATCAATCAGATCGAAACGCCTAAAGGTGGTACAATTAACCTAAAATTGCCGGATGGTACAGAAGTTACCCTAAATGCGGGTTCCACGTTACGTTTCTCACAGGATTTGGCCAGTCAGGAAATCCGTCGGGTAGAGTTGATCGGAGAGGGGCTTTTTCATGTATCTAAATTGATGGAAAATGGGCATAAGAAACGATTTATCGTCCATACCGTTGAGCAGGATGTGGAGGTATTGGGCACTATTTTCAATATACAGGCTTATGCTGGAGAAATGCTGACCAAAACAGCGCTTGTGGAAGGCAGTGTTGTGGTAAAGTATCAGCGTGAGAATCGGACCGTCAAATTGAAGCCAGGATATCAGGCTATTTGGGATAGCAATAAAAAGGATGTCGATGTCGAACCTTTCGACAATACAATTCAACTCGACTGGATCCATGGCGATTTTGTCTTTGAGAACGAATCCTTGAAGAGCGTGCTCGATAAGGTCTCGCGCTGGTACAATGTGGATATAAAATATGAAAAGAGCTATCCCGATGTCACATTCTACGGTAGCGTCTCGCGTAAAAATAGTCTTGCCGATGTTTTGGAACTCTTGAAAAAAACTTCAAATATCACATTTCGCGTTACCATGAGCAGTCAAGGAGAGAAAACGCTGATTGTCGAATAG
- a CDS encoding TonB-dependent receptor, whose translation MKEQLPNLWTESPLSPPVGRMLRKGALAMYLIVPSFFPGISLASGQSITLHRQGKLSQILEEVKKQTGYDYILTGELAKKAGSVEVDLNKATIKEALNTIFEGQNLDYLMEGKSIVVVAKKPTAAQQQSVSGIVVDANGKPLAGATIRVKEKATIQTSSGSQGEFRIAAKKGDILIATSIGYRTVEQKVEAGNVLIRMTVADNVINDVVVVGYGTTKRSDLTGSVASVNPSEIKNVPFTSIDQALSGKAAGVQVVQSDGSPGAVARIRIRGGASLLGTNEPLYIIDGIPVNVQNRYVSSSAEVVNPMESYYGDDMGSMVSGSFNRGLNSLAGLNINDIESIDILKDASATAIYGSKAANGVVIITTKRGLAESKPILDFNYYTGLTSPFKEKILNADQYKMIMKEAAHNLNIARSNMGLPPSATPTAIENDPKFFGNNNTDWLGLVLRKGILQNADLSVRGGGMNTKYYTSLAYNNQRGTIIGTDFNRLSGKINLDATIAPRFRMNTNVDYSYTTNHITNGAYTQALFAPPTESPYNADGTFSNFGLLHAAYQGYQNPLAMASGINQGKTGMLLGSLAAEWDILPELKWRSVGSINYSTYNQLNYVPSYVMMSGFYGAGDSNGGTGSQAHTESINTFIENTLTWDKQFNEDHRLNALIGTSWENYKMNFFSASGAGYPDDNFLNNLNSAAIPVAVKGSSPAQTNALLSFYLRANYTWKDRYLFTFTGRSDRSSKFAPANQTGYFPSGAVAWKISEEEFLKSVPWIDELKIRVSAGKTGTQNIGSNLYRTLYSPVSYAGKNAFIPTQLGNDKIKWEATTQKDAGLDYAFFKGRLRGSIGYYEKITDGLLLNITTAPSSAYSNVVLNIAKIRNRGLEFDIRGDLIRKQDFNWNLALNISKNRNKVLNINGGPFSNPNDRDGLNLGTSIVKEGESLGLLYGYVTDGLIRTADELKAYKESFPFLEYMEYYIGVGDMKYKLDPNGIGEGEPFYKQDIIGNATPDFFGGITNTLNYKNFGLTTLFTFSYGNDLIYQSDIANGSADNLANRGVSVLGRYNENNTTATRPRLLYGTAQFRPLADVNVFDASYLKLKSITLSYNFGKSLLNGLKLRSGSAYVSATNLFTITHYPGMDPEVSDDPTSVIGGGRDISAYPANRMFSFGLRFGF comes from the coding sequence ATGAAAGAACAGTTACCTAATTTATGGACTGAAAGTCCATTAAGCCCCCCTGTTGGGCGAATGCTCAGAAAGGGCGCACTTGCAATGTACCTTATCGTTCCATCTTTTTTTCCTGGAATTAGCTTGGCCAGCGGACAGTCTATTACGCTACATCGGCAAGGTAAGCTATCGCAGATCTTAGAAGAGGTTAAAAAGCAGACTGGATACGACTATATCCTGACGGGAGAACTTGCCAAAAAGGCTGGATCTGTTGAGGTGGATCTCAACAAAGCAACGATAAAGGAAGCCCTCAACACAATTTTTGAAGGGCAGAACCTCGACTACCTGATGGAAGGAAAGTCGATTGTCGTGGTAGCCAAAAAGCCAACAGCTGCGCAGCAGCAAAGTGTAAGTGGTATCGTTGTCGATGCAAATGGTAAACCGCTGGCGGGTGCTACAATTCGTGTAAAAGAAAAGGCGACTATACAGACCAGTAGTGGGTCGCAGGGTGAGTTTCGGATTGCAGCAAAAAAAGGGGATATACTGATCGCTACTAGTATAGGATACCGTACTGTCGAACAAAAGGTTGAAGCAGGAAATGTATTAATTAGAATGACGGTCGCGGATAACGTGATTAATGATGTCGTCGTCGTAGGGTATGGTACAACAAAACGTAGTGATTTAACAGGTTCTGTAGCTTCTGTAAATCCTTCGGAAATAAAGAATGTACCCTTTACGAGTATTGATCAGGCTTTGTCTGGTAAGGCTGCTGGGGTACAGGTGGTACAATCGGATGGCTCGCCCGGTGCTGTAGCACGCATCAGAATCCGCGGGGGTGCCTCACTGTTGGGCACAAATGAACCCCTGTATATTATTGATGGCATACCTGTCAATGTGCAAAATCGCTATGTGTCGAGCAGTGCAGAAGTTGTTAATCCGATGGAAAGTTATTACGGCGATGATATGGGCAGTATGGTATCGGGATCTTTTAACAGGGGGCTCAATAGCTTGGCAGGCTTAAATATCAATGATATCGAAAGCATAGATATTCTTAAAGATGCTTCCGCGACCGCCATCTATGGGTCCAAGGCAGCGAATGGCGTAGTTATTATTACCACAAAAAGAGGCCTTGCAGAGAGTAAACCAATTTTGGACTTTAATTATTATACGGGGCTTACTTCTCCTTTTAAGGAAAAGATACTCAATGCAGATCAATACAAGATGATTATGAAGGAGGCAGCCCATAATCTCAATATAGCAAGGAGTAATATGGGGCTTCCGCCGAGCGCGACACCTACAGCCATTGAAAACGATCCTAAGTTTTTCGGAAATAACAATACGGATTGGCTAGGCTTGGTTTTACGGAAAGGGATCCTTCAGAATGCTGATTTATCGGTGCGTGGGGGGGGCATGAATACAAAGTATTATACTTCCTTAGCTTATAATAATCAACGGGGAACAATTATTGGCACAGACTTTAATCGGCTGTCGGGTAAAATAAATTTGGATGCAACGATTGCTCCGCGCTTTCGTATGAATACCAATGTTGATTATAGCTATACGACAAATCATATTACAAATGGAGCCTATACGCAGGCGCTGTTTGCACCGCCAACAGAGTCCCCTTACAATGCTGATGGTACTTTTTCCAACTTTGGCTTATTGCACGCGGCATACCAGGGCTATCAAAACCCTTTGGCAATGGCCTCGGGGATCAATCAGGGAAAGACGGGTATGCTGCTGGGCTCCTTAGCCGCAGAGTGGGATATCTTGCCCGAGCTGAAATGGCGCTCGGTGGGCTCAATCAATTATAGTACTTATAATCAATTGAATTATGTACCCAGCTATGTGATGATGAGTGGCTTTTATGGTGCTGGGGATTCAAACGGGGGGACAGGAAGTCAGGCTCATACCGAATCGATCAATACATTCATCGAAAACACATTAACCTGGGACAAACAATTTAATGAAGACCATCGTCTGAATGCATTGATTGGGACATCATGGGAAAATTATAAGATGAATTTTTTCTCGGCTTCCGGCGCTGGTTATCCGGATGATAATTTTCTGAACAATTTAAATTCCGCTGCGATTCCAGTAGCTGTTAAGGGGAGTAGCCCTGCACAAACGAATGCGTTGTTATCGTTCTATTTGCGTGCTAATTATACGTGGAAAGACCGTTATCTCTTTACATTCACAGGTCGTTCTGATCGTTCATCCAAATTTGCTCCTGCAAATCAGACGGGCTATTTTCCTTCAGGTGCTGTAGCATGGAAAATTTCGGAAGAGGAATTTTTGAAAAGTGTCCCTTGGATAGACGAGCTGAAAATTCGCGTCAGCGCAGGTAAAACGGGTACACAGAATATTGGAAGTAATCTTTATAGAACCTTATACTCGCCAGTAAGTTATGCCGGTAAAAATGCATTTATTCCGACACAGTTGGGTAATGACAAAATTAAGTGGGAGGCGACCACTCAGAAAGATGCCGGTCTGGATTATGCGTTCTTCAAAGGAAGATTAAGGGGATCCATCGGATATTATGAAAAGATTACGGACGGTTTATTGCTCAATATTACAACCGCGCCTAGCTCTGCCTATTCGAATGTGGTGCTTAATATTGCTAAAATTCGTAATCGGGGGCTAGAGTTTGATATTCGGGGTGACTTGATTAGAAAACAAGATTTCAATTGGAATTTGGCCCTCAATATTTCGAAGAATAGGAATAAGGTCTTAAATATCAATGGTGGACCGTTTTCGAATCCCAATGATCGTGATGGATTAAATCTAGGGACAAGTATTGTTAAGGAAGGCGAATCGTTAGGTTTGTTATATGGTTATGTAACCGATGGCCTGATCCGAACTGCGGATGAGCTTAAGGCTTATAAAGAAAGTTTTCCTTTCCTAGAGTACATGGAATATTACATTGGAGTGGGGGATATGAAATATAAATTAGACCCCAATGGCATCGGGGAAGGTGAACCTTTTTACAAACAGGATATTATAGGTAATGCAACGCCGGATTTTTTTGGCGGTATCACCAACACACTCAATTATAAAAACTTCGGACTGACCACACTATTTACATTTTCTTATGGTAATGATTTGATCTATCAGTCGGATATTGCTAATGGCTCCGCCGATAATTTGGCAAATCGAGGTGTGAGCGTATTGGGAAGATACAATGAGAATAATACTACGGCGACAAGACCAAGACTGCTTTACGGTACGGCACAGTTTAGACCATTAGCAGATGTCAATGTGTTCGATGCATCCTATCTCAAACTTAAGTCTATTACCTTGTCTTATAATTTTGGAAAATCTTTGCTGAATGGATTAAAGTTGAGAAGTGGCTCGGCCTATGTCTCGGCTACAAATCTCTTTACAATTACGCATTATCCGGGAATGGATCCCGAGGTTTCTGATGATCCTACGTCAGTCATTGGTGGTGGGCGCGATATTTCTGCCTACCCAGCGAATAGGATGTTTTCCTTTGGACTACGATTTGGTTTTTAA